One Asterias rubens chromosome 1, eAstRub1.3, whole genome shotgun sequence genomic region harbors:
- the LOC117292018 gene encoding serum response factor-like produces the protein MKRGAQSSIGGTMNVASFLNQQAVSNNGSGVHHLVNGEKRPAGEMEECTFTQFNPQHLEIDEEHGDLSDDDDDDPHGGPGAKKSKKTKGRVKIKMEFIENKLRRYTTFSKRKTGIMKKAYELSTLTGTQVMLLVASETGHVYTFATRKLQPMITSESGKALIQTCLNSPDPATAAHHHNPDQRMSATGFEETELTYQVTEEELAKEGKTQMFTVTNVPGAGVDVSSPGLASSQSGISITGAGHTYPMTTYLPTGSSSGGSTVGGSNGNKALGGMTASDMLAQGGFTTAVLPQGTTLPAGASIPAGVLQLPHSHSQGQQSPSSTANQTMHPPQLLYRLQQPGGPMSPLVLSPTVTSVTSATAPSQSITSSSAQESIVNMSVPPSLVSTVSSTSSAAAASPLMYHTQSGIVYATSPGSIPENLLLPSYQASMSGSHAHDRGNVNIGLIPVSTGQATTHAIVPMTISKAGLDSKQNLSQGGERKHLSSPGELKALNSRQFLLPPPTKHR, from the exons ATGAAAAGAGGAGCACAAAGTTCCATCGGAGGGACAATGAATGTCGCAAGCTTCCTAAACCAGCAAGCAGTCTCAAACAATGGATCGGGTGTACATCATCTTGTCAACGGTGAAAAACGGCCAGCAGGCGAGATGGAAGAGTGTACATTTACGCAGTTTAACCCACAGCACCTGGAAATCGACGAAGAACACGGCGACTTGagtgacgacgacgacgacgatcCACACGGCGGCCCCGGTGCCAAGAAGTCCAAAAAGACCAAAGGAAGAGTCAAAATCAAGATGGAGTTCATCGAGAACAAGCTTCGTAGATACACTACATTCAGCAAGAGAAAAACTGGCATCAtgaaaaag GCTTATGAATTATCAACATTGACTGGCACCCAAGTAATGCTGTTAGTGGCCAGTGAGACTGGACACGTGTACACCTTTGCGACTCGCAAGCTTCAGCCAATGATCACAAGTGAGAGTGGCAAAGCACTCATCCAGACGTGTTTAAATTCACCAGACCCAGCCACGGCTGCGCACCATCATAACCCAGACCAGAGAATGAGTGCAACAGGGTTTGAGGAGACAGAACTCACCTATCAGGTCACCGAGGAAGAACTCGCAAag GAGGGAAAGACACAAATGTTTACAGTCACCAACGTCCCTGGTGCAGGTGTAGATGTATCATCACCAGGCTTAGCCTCTTCTCAGTCAG GTATATCCATCACAGGTGCAGGGCACACCTATCCCATGACAACGTACCTGCCTACAGGCTCGTCATCTGGTGGCTCCACGGTAGGCGGCAGTAATGGGAATAAGGCACTAGGGGGAATGACTGCCAGTGATATGTTAGCACAAGGGGGATTTACGACTGCGGTCTTACCGCAAG GTACCACCCTACCGGCCGGGGCGTCCATACCAGCCGGAGTGTTACAACTGCCTCACAGTCACAGCCAGGGCCAGCAATCCCCATCATCCACTGCCAATCAAACAATGCATCCGCCACAATTATTATACAG GTTACAGCAGCCAGGAGGACCGATGAGTCCCCTCGTCCTCTCCCCAACAGTCACCTCCGTAACCTCCGCCACAGCCCCAAGTCAATCCATCACGTCATCGTCAGCTCAAGAATCCATTGTTAATATGAGTGTCCCGCCTTCCTTAG TGTCAACAGTATCCAGTACATCCAGTGCAGCTGCTGCTTCACCCCTTATGTACCATACCCAGTCAGGTATCGTGTACGCTACATCACCAGGATCTATCCCAGAGAATCTTCTGCTTCCTTCATATCAAGCGTCAATGTCTGGTAGTCATGCTCATGACAGAG GTAATGTGAACATAGGTCTCATTCCTGTATCTACTGGCCAGGCTACTACACATGCCATTGTACCAATGACAATCTCCAAGGCTGGTCTGGACAGCAAACAG AACCTAAGTCAAGGAGGAGAAAGAAAGCACCTTTCCTCACCCGGGGAGCTGAAAGCTCTCAACAGTCGCCAGTTTCTTCTGCCTCCGCCAACTAAACATCGGTAA
- the LOC117298345 gene encoding cell growth regulator with RING finger domain protein 1-like has product MDPEELLVVEAQDATASAICICAIIACIISAVFIIPRINIVSHFVQPELPIVPEVSMVAARNPFTLNILNSNVASLKDGIQLKVKASICSQFQAFWLADCASIQQALQLSCVLFLRDASSLQSHCLHYDQPIVIDAETERQEHLRLPDTVTDTQIQNSMGPPPRTKYPLCVIVRSLEEESQLDSQPQIEGCLYIIHLPDDAFRERCCLISQLIISGTGEIWDVQKLFMATETSQSESVPDNRNAGDASNIDNNPNQHIDGISSSSLHSEDADINNLPANACVVCQNGVVSIALLPCRHTCVCTTCFPLLNKCPMCRGYIESFFSLECDADADWCRRLYDDDAEDDDWPTRFNNSCERFSQWLGFHDL; this is encoded by the exons ATGGACCCAGAAGAACTGCTGGTTGTAGAAGCACAGGATGCGACTGCATCTGCTATCTGTATATGTGCCATCATTGCATGTATTATCTCAGCAGTATTCATCATTCCGAG aaTCAACATTGTGTCTCATTTCGTCCAACCGGAGCTACCAATAGTACCAGAGGTTTCAATGGTAGCAGCAAGAAATCCATTTACTCTTAACATCCTTAACTCAAACGTTGCGTCTCTCAAAG ATGGCATTCAATTGAAAGTCAAGGCTTCAATCTGCAGTCAGTTCCAGGCATTTTGGTTGGCAGACTGTGCCTCCATTCAACAAGCTCTTCAGCTAAGCTGCGTCTTATTTTTGCGAGACGCATCGAGTTTACAAAGTCACTGCTTGCATTATGATCAACCAATTGT CATAGATGCTGAGACAGAGAGACAAGAACACCTCAGGCTGCCAGACACAGTGACAGATACGCAGATACAGAACAGTATGGGTCCCCCACCGCGTACTAAGTACCCCCTGTGTGTTATAGTCAGGTCACTTGAGGAAGAGTCTCAGCTCGACTCGCAACCTCAGATT GAGGGCTGTCTGTATATAATTCATCTTCCAGACGACGCATTCCGAGAACGATGTTGTCTTATTTCACAGCTGATCATATCCGGGACCGGAGAAATCTGGGATGTGCAG AAACTTTTCATGGCGACAGAAACATCACAGAGTGAATCTGTACCTGATAATCGGAATGCGGGAGATGCATCCAACATTGACAATAACCCTAACCAACACATTGACGGAATATCTTCATCTAGTCTTCATAGCGAAGACGCGGACATAAACAATTTACCAGCAAACGCTTGTGTCGTCTGTCAAAACGGAGTGGTCAGTATAGCCCTGTTGCCATGTCGACATACATGCGTGTGCACAACATGTTTTCCATTGCTCAACAAATGCCCCATGTGCAGAGGTTACATCGAGTCGTTTTTCTCACTGGAGTGTGACGCTGATGCTGATTGGTGTAGGAGATTGTACGACGATGATGCGGAAGATGATGATTGGCCAACTAGGTTTAACAATTCCTGCGAGAGATTCAGCCAATGGCTCGGCTTTCATGACTTATGA